Genomic window (Daucus carota subsp. sativus chromosome 5, DH1 v3.0, whole genome shotgun sequence):
AGTTATCACAATTATGTTGTATCGCGAATTCGTTGTTTTTACTTCTAATCACTGCTCTTTTATACACTTTATAACTCTAAACTATCAGTTCTATCTTTCCAAaaatgtattttagtttttagatAACAATTACAACTCAAGAACATATCCCAAAGAAAGATACCTTGCCCAATTCGAGATATTTTGTTGTAACTGAGATCAAGGTGTCTCAACCGAGTAAGCTCTTTAAGGCCTTCAATTGTGCTCAATTTATTTCTGGACAAGTTGAGAGTGTGAAGTCCTTTCGGCAGAGAACCTGAACTTATACGAACTGCAAGATAAAAAGACAAAATGATCATTCGTCTATCAAGCTATAAACAACTGAAATACTCGATGAAATGTTAAGTTTGCACCCACCTATGTGGTTCGCAGATAAATTGACAGATCGAAGACTAGAGAAGCGCCAAATAGCGGGAATAACCTGTAAGCCTATACCAGACATGTGAGCAACTGTTGAGGAAGAATTCAATGATTGTATAACACTGTTGGCATGTGCGATATGCTCAGGAAGATTCAAATCCTGACTTCGAGGTAAGTGAGACGTTTTTGCTGGTAATTTACTAGATTCAGGAGAGGGTGGAAAGCTGTTTCCATCCTCAGGTAGAGCACCATCATCCACTACACATGGTGATTCACCAGAAAGATCTTTCACCCATTCGTCTACGCGGGCCATTGAGGATGAAGAACCTGAAGCGAAAGCAACCCACTGATTTTCCGGCAATGAACCAGATATTCGACGAATCTTATTCCAACTGTGGTTGTCATTATCCTTATCCCAACTCTGGttgtcatcatcctcatcgCCTTTGCTAAAGGTAAATGAGTTACCTGAGCCAAACCTTGTGCCCCTGTTCGGTTCATACGTGTCTGAGGAGTACCCACCTTGTTGGTTTAATGGGGGCTTATCGGGAAGCTGTTTTGCTGTCCACGGTTCATGAAGGTTTCTGTGGCTCCACAGGAACAATTTCCACCACAATCTTCTGCTCCTCGAGGGTAAGATTTGGCTTGAAGAGCACTTTTTGAGCATTACTTTATCAGCACTTCGGTGAGTCATTACAGAGTTAGGGCTGCCAAGACTTCGTGGATGAGCAACCCCCGTCATTCTTTTGGTTACTCTTTGCATTTCTTCGAAAGACTGAGATTTCGAAAGAGGCATGCTATCAGGAATCTTTTTCAACACATCACTTGTTTCCAGATTAGAGCACGAGCGCTTGAGCTTTGGAGATGCCCAAACTTCAGCTTTTGCAGTCCCTGGATCACTGACATGTCCACTGAGAATCATGTCAGCCTCGTTCTCAGCCTCCTTCTCTATTACACTGTCGACTGGATCACTTGACTCATTATTAAATGAATTATAAGCATTAAACTTGACCAATTGATCATTTTCTCCTCTGGACTTAACGAAACCTCCGTTATCATAAAATTCCCTCTTCAAAGTAACATTGTCATCATGTTCATACTCAGCTTCACCTTCATAAGCCACATCTTCCACTTCGCCTCCAATGGGACTATCATAACTCGCTACCTTAACATTATAACTAGAACTTTTTGCAATGGCGAAAGGTACCAATATATTATAAGAACTTGATTTTTCCTCACTAGTCTCTGCCAGTGGCTCAAATTTTATTGGCAAAGATTCCAACTCCTTGTCTTCAAGATTGATTAAAGATTTCTCATCTGCCTGAGGAAAAACAATCAGTAAGGGCATGGTGGCACTCCATGAAATATATACTTTCTTCACACCAAACTAAGATTAATTaacatttttattcatttcaaATATAGAGATTCATTTATACAAATTACAAGTaacatacaaaatttatatgttgCACTACTGCTCCTCAACTAAAGCGCTAGGATCATTTCTTTGACCATTTAAGCTGCTTCAATCATTAAAGGATCAGATTCACATCCAATTAGAAGAAACAAAAAGCTGATTCTATTAGGCCCTTTTTCTGAACACCTCAAGGTTTTAGGAGAGTTTGTTACTTAACATGTTATCAAAACCCACATTGGAAGAAGTCTCGAGTTTGATTTCTCCGATCCCTAATATTCTCATAATTAATTTTGGACACTAATGTAAATAAAACTCTAAAATGACGGACTCCTGGTGATCCACTCTCGACCCAAAAATGGGATTTCAGTGAAGGGAGATTGTTAACATACACTATATGATCCTATTAAACCTTCCTCTTACCACCTTTAGGTTTTAGAACCTAATATTACATGT
Coding sequences:
- the LOC108222841 gene encoding uncharacterized protein LOC108222841 encodes the protein MVKFGCLSALVGRKKRDKADEKSLINLEDKELESLPIKFEPLAETSEEKSSSYNILVPFAIAKSSSYNVKVASYDSPIGGEVEDVAYEGEAEYEHDDNVTLKREFYDNGGFVKSRGENDQLVKFNAYNSFNNESSDPVDSVIEKEAENEADMILSGHVSDPGTAKAEVWASPKLKRSCSNLETSDVLKKIPDSMPLSKSQSFEEMQRVTKRMTGVAHPRSLGSPNSVMTHRSADKVMLKKCSSSQILPSRSRRLWWKLFLWSHRNLHEPWTAKQLPDKPPLNQQGGYSSDTYEPNRGTRFGSGNSFTFSKGDEDDDNQSWDKDNDNHSWNKIRRISGSLPENQWVAFASGSSSSMARVDEWVKDLSGESPCVVDDGALPEDGNSFPPSPESSKLPAKTSHLPRSQDLNLPEHIAHANSVIQSLNSSSTVAHMSGIGLQVIPAIWRFSSLRSVNLSANHIVRISSGSLPKGLHTLNLSRNKLSTIEGLKELTRLRHLDLSYNKISRIGQGLSNCTLIKELYLAGNKISDVEGLHRLSKLTILDLSFNKITTTKALGQIVANYNSLLALNLLGNPIHNNISDDQLRKAVCSLLPKLAYLNKQPINPQKAREIAAESIARAALGSSDKGIRRRAVKKSQGVSSVSSPKRNAVVTRKSKHRLKSRTHQLSSLQTK